A window of the Diospyros lotus cultivar Yz01 unplaced genomic scaffold, ASM1463336v1 superscaf1, whole genome shotgun sequence genome harbors these coding sequences:
- the LOC127792848 gene encoding diphthamide biosynthesis protein 3: protein MSYDDVEIEDMEWNEELQAFTYPCPCGDLFQITKDELRLGEEIARCPSCSLYITVIYNIEDFTGDSKKSVEQSKQQPVAVA, encoded by the coding sequence ATGTCCTACGACGACGTGGAGATCGAAGACATGGAGTGGAACGAGGAGCTCCAGGCGTTCACGTACCCTTGCCCATGTGGGGACTTGTTTCAGATCACCAAAGACGAGCTCAGGCTCGGCGAAGAGATCGCTCGATGCCCTAGTTGTTCCCTCTACATCACTGTTATCTACAACATCGAAGATTTCACTGGCGATTCCAAGAAGAGTGTCGAGCAATCTAAGCAACAGCCCGTTGCCGTTGCTTGA
- the LOC127792831 gene encoding pentatricopeptide repeat-containing protein At2g15630, mitochondrial — MKTRKPVAPQPHKLTLLFATSQVLGQSSAFFSSLSLAKPSQDALNPSPTSKSAETLPIPTGSLGESILSSQWHFIKHLSSNLSPTLISTVLYDLRSSPDIVSEFVDQFEPSYLNIQCHCLAIAVISRLPSPKLALQLIKKVVSSGVAKNREIFDGLVSARERLGTSSTIVFDLLINAFCEMKRADEAFQCFYMMKDKGVSPKIETCNNMLSLFLKLNRTETAWVFYAEMFRLRINSTVYTFNIMINVLCKEGKLKKAKEFIGYMEGLGFSPNVVTYNTIIHGYCSRGNIKGGCQLFEAMKAKGIDPDSYTFGSIISGMCKEGRIEEAAGLLGKMEENGLIPTAVTYNALIDGCCNRGDFEKAFSYRDEMVRGGIKLTVTTYNLLIHALILEGRVVEADDVTKEMEVKGMVPDAITYNILINGYCRAGNAKKAFGLHDEMLSKGIQPTRVTYTSLIYVLSRRKRMKEADDLFLKIIHKGILPDVIMFNALIDGHCANGNMDRALFLLKEMDQLKVSPDEVTYNTLMHGHCREGRVKEARELLDEMKRRGIRPDHISYNTLISGYSKKGDVKDAFRVRDEMLSIGFNPTLLTYNALIQGLCKNQEGEHAEELLREMVSKGITPDDSTYFSLIEVMGKN; from the coding sequence ATGAAAACCCGCAAACCTGTTGCTCCCCAACCCCACAAACTCACACTTCTCTTCGCCACAAGCCAAGTTCTAGGTCAATCCTCTGCATTCTTCTCCTCACTCTCCCTCGCAAAACCCTCCCAGGACGCCCTCAATCCCTCTCCAACCTCTAAATCAGCCGAAACACTACCCATCCCCACTGGCTCCTTGGGCGAGTCGATCTTGTCTTCTCAGTGGCATTTCATCAAACACCTTTCGTCTAATCTCTCCCCCACGTTGATATCAACCGTTCTCTATGACCTCCGCTCGAGCCCGGACATCGTTTCCGAATTCGTCGACCAATTCGAACCTAGTTATCTCAACATTCAGTGCCACTGCCTCGCGATCGCCGTCATCTCTCGCCTGCCGTCGCCGAAGCTTGCTTTGCAACTTATAAAGAAAGTTGTTAGTTCCGGCGTTGCGAAGAATAGGGAGATTTTTGATGGTTTGGTTAGTGCCCGTGAGAGATTGGGTACGTCAAGTACGATTGTGTTTGATTTGTTGATTAATGCATTTTGTGAAATGAAGAGAGCCGATGAGGCATTTCAGTGCTTTTATATGATGAAAGACAAGGGTGTATCTCCTAAGATTGAAACTTGTAATAATATGTTGAGTCTGTTTCTGAAGTTGAACCGCACGGAAACAGCTTGGGTTTTTTATGCTGAGATGTTCAGATTGAGGATTAATTCAACCGTGTATACGTTCAATATAATGATTAATGTTTTGTGTAAAGAAGGGAAGTTGAAGAAGGCTAAGGAATTCATTGGGTACATGGAGGGTTTGGGATTTAGTCCTAATGTTGTTACGTATAATACGATCATCCACGGGTATTGCTCGAGGGGAAATATTAAAGGGGGTTGCCAGCTTTTTGAGGCGATGAAAGCTAAAGGGATTGACCCAGATTCATACACATTTGGTTCTATTATTAGTGGAATGTGTAAGGAGGGAAGGATTGAGGAGGCAGCTGGACTTCTtgggaaaatggaggaaaatggGCTTATACCAACGGCTGTGACTTATAATGCTTTGATTGATGGATGCTGCAATAGAGGGGACTTTGAAAAGGCGTTTAGTTATAGGGATGAGATGGTTAGGGGAGGCATAAAGCTAACTGTAACAACATACAATTTGTTGATTCATGCATTGATTTTGGAAGGTAGGGTGGTTGAAGCTGATGATGTGACTAAAGAAATGGAGGTTAAGGGGATGGTTCCTGATGCCATCACATATAACATATTGATCAATGGATATTGCAGGGCTGGTAATGCAAAGAAAGCTTTTGGTCTTCATGATGAGATGCTAAGTAAAGGGATTCAGCCTACACGGGTCACTTACACATCTCTTATTTATGTCCTGAGCAGGCGCAAGAGAATGAAGGAAGCAGATGACTTATTTTTGAAGATAATACACAAAGGTATTTTGCCAGATGTTATAATGTTCAATGCTTTGATTGATGGGCACTGTGCCAATGGGAATATGGACCGTGCCCTTTTCCTTTTGAAGGAAATGGATCAGCTGAAGGTTTCTCCAGATGAAGTGACCTACAATACTTTAATGCATGGTCATTGCCGGGAAGGTAGAGTCAAAGAAGCTCGTGAACTtcttgatgaaatgaagagaAGGGGGATTAGACCTGATCACATCAGTTACAATACTCTCATTAGTGGGTATAGTAAGAAAGGTGATGTGAAGGATGCTTTTAGAGTTCGGGATGAGATGTTAAGTATAGGTTTCAATCCCACCCTTCTCACTTATAATGCCCTTATACAAGGCTTATGCAAAAACCAAGAGGGAGAACATGCAGAAGAACTCCTAAGAGAAATGGTTAGCAAAGGTATTACCCCTGATGACAGCacctatttttctttgattgaaGTGATGGGcaaaaattga
- the LOC127792834 gene encoding uncharacterized protein LOC127792834, whose protein sequence is MGTLVGHLIPGLALVLLGLWHTINTISDYRLKGSSNFVSSFWYSFKSPTSKLKHLELLLVLSFSIFSISMQVLDYPSFRFSFKLDNFEHATMFLHLAIFAGFNLCTELTHSSEVLSGMSGLLAASVFGQELFLLHYHSADHIGLEGHYHWLLQIIVFVSLMASLSATSFHASFPAALVLALSVVFQGCWFINMGFMLWVPKFVPQGCAVRLADASSNNMLGAVICQSREAVLRARALANMQFSWILAGIMTFTACTCLNFARNFKPRGQSMEYEQLQSRGADVSVAITGFKQAANP, encoded by the coding sequence ATGGGCACACTTGTGGGACATCTGATACCAGGTTTGGCTCTTGTGCTTCTTGGTTTATGGCACACCATCAACACAATCAGTGACTACCGCCTCAAAGGCTCCAGCAACTTTGTTTCGAGTTTCTGGTATTCATTCAAGAGTCCTACTTCCAAACTAAAACACTTGGAGCTCCTCCTCGTATtatctttctccatcttttccaTTTCCATGCAAGTGCTTGACTATCCTTCCTTCCGCTTTTCCTTCAAGCTTGACAACTTTGAGCATGCCACAATGTTCCTCCACCTAGCTATATTTGCAGGATTTAATCTTTGCACGGAGTTAACTCATTCATCTGAGGTTTTATCCGGGATGTCTGGACTCCTTGCAGCCTCTGTGTTTGGTCAGGAGCTTTTCCTGCTCCACTATCACTCGGCTGATCACATAGGTCTGGAAGGCCATTACCATTGGCTTTTGCAGATCATAGTGTTTGTTTCTCTCATGGCCTCTCTATCTGCAACTAGCTTCCACGCCAGCTTTCCTGCAGCTCTTGTTCTTGCACTTTCAGTTGTATTCCAAGGTTGTTGGTTTATTAACATGGGATTCATGTTATGGGTTCCTAAGTTCGTTCCACAGGGTTGTGCTGTGCGGTTGGCTGACGCAAGCAGCAACAACATGCTTGGAGCTGTCATTTGTCAGTCACGGGAGGCAGTTTTAAGGGCTAGGGCGCTAGCCAACATGCAATTCAGTTGGATACTTGCTGGAATTATGACATTCACAGCGTGTACGTGCTTAAATTTTGCCAGAAACTTCAAACCAAGAGGCCAGTCAATGGAGTATGAGCAGCTGCAAAGCAGAGGTGCAGATGTCTCCGTTGCCATCACTGGCTTCAAGCAAGCTGCTAATCCATAA
- the LOC127792832 gene encoding cytochrome P450 CYP82D47-like: protein MESYHQLLAISVSAFLLPVICLWILAARSNFHKKKGRTPPEPAGAWPLLGHLHLLGADKLQHRTLGAMADKYGPAFCIRLGMKQALVVSSSDIAKQCFTVNDKILSTRPRSVAIEIMSYDRAVLGFSPYGPYWRELRKLAMVELLSSHRLEVLKNVRDSEVKFFVKEMYEQWVGKGCDSPVLVEMKQKFGDLAMNIIVRIIAGKSYVGSSNEESRRCQKAMGDFMHLVGLFLVSDAIPFLGWLDVINGYRAKMKRSAREADALFQGWVEEHRQKRLDGRIILGEQDFIDVMMTAMEDTGPLSDYDSDTVIKATCLSMILGGNDTTVATLTWALALLLNNRHVLKKAQDELDIHVGKQRQVKESDVKNLVYLQAIVKETLRLYPALPLSAQREAMEDCTIAGFNISAGTCLLVNLWKLHRNPDIWPDPLEFQPERFLADRKDLDVRGHHFELIPFGAGRRICPGITFALQVLHLTLASLLHGFELGTVSDLKVDMTESPGLTVPKATPLEVLLTPRFPSMFYNC, encoded by the exons ATGGAGTCTTACCATCAGCTTCTAGCCATATCTGTTTCTGCATTTCTTCTGCCAGTTATTTGTCTCTGGATTCTCGCGGCCAGATCCAATTTTCACAAGAAGAAAGGCAGGACACCGCCAGAGCCAGCCGGGGCATGGCCTCTTCTGGGTCACCTCCATCTCCTTGGGGCAGACAAGCTACAGCACAGAACACTGGGAGCCATGGCTGATAAGTATGGACCGGCCTTCTGTATCCGTTTAGGCATGAAGCAAGCTCTGGTGGTTAGCAGCTCTGACATTGCAAAGCAGTGTTTCACTGTAAATGATAAAATTCTGTCCACCCGGCCAAGATCTGTAGCCATAGAAATCATGAGTTATGACCGTGCTGTGCTTGGTTTTTCTCCTTACGGGCCATACTGGCGCGAGTTACGGAAGCTAGCCATGGTCGAACTCCTGTCAAGTCATAGACTTGAGGTGCTCAAGAATGTCAGGGACTCGGAGGTGAAGTTTTTTGTCAAGGAGATGTATGAGCAGTGGGTAGGGAAAGGGTGTGACAGCCCAGTTTTGGTGGAAATGAAGCAGAAGTTTGGGGACTTGGCAATGAACATAATTGTGAGGATTATTGCGGGAAAAAGTTATGTTGGCAGCAGCAATGAGGAGTCGAGGCGCTGCCAAAAGGCGATGGGTGATTTCATGCATCTAGTCGGCTTGTTTTTGGTTTCCGACGCAATTCCATTTCTCGGTTGGTTGGATGTAATCAATGGATATCGCGCCAAAATGAAGAGATCGGCAAGAGAGGCAGATGCTCTGTTTCAAGGGTGGGTGGAGGAACATCGGCAAAAGAGGCTCGATGGAAGAATCATCTTGGGAGAGCAAGACTTCATCGATGTGATGATGACTGCCATGGAGGATACCGGTCCCCTTTCCGACTATGACTCTGATACTGTTATCAAGGCTACTTGCTTG AGTATGATTCTGGGTGGCAACGACACGACAGTGGCCACTCTGACATGGGCGCTCGCGCTACTACTGAACAACCGCCACGTGCTAAAGAAAGCGCAAGATGAGTTGGACATCCACGTGGGCAAGCAACGCCAAGTGAAGGAATCAGATGTTAAGAACCTTGTGTATTTACAGGCCATTGTGAAGGAAACATTAAGGTTATACCCTGCCCTTCCTCTGTCAGCGCAGCGTGAAGCCATGGAGGATTGCACCATAGCCGGCTTCAACATCTCGGCCGGCACATGCCTGTTGGTTAACCTCTGGAAGCTGCACCGCAACCCAGACATATGGCCCGATCCCTTGGAGTTCCAGCCAGAAAGGTTCCTAGCGGACCGAAAAGATTTGGATGTTAGGGGTCACCATTTTGAATTGATTCCCTTTGGGGCAGGCAGGAGGATTTGCCCTGGGATCACTTTTGCTCTCCAGGTCTTGCACTTGACTCTGGCCAGTCTCCTTCATGGGTTCGAGTTGGGAACTGTCTCAGACTTGAAGGTTGATATGACCGAGAGTCCAGGGCTGACTGTTCCAAAAGCAACTCCATTAGAGGTCCTCCTCACCCCAAGATTCCCTTCCATGTTCTATAACTGTTGA